From the genome of Kluyveromyces lactis strain NRRL Y-1140 chromosome F complete sequence:
ATCATGACAATCATAATGATAACACCAACCCACATGCATGGACCTAAAAGCTTGTATAGAGAAACCAAACACAACACAATTTGGAATGGGCCGGACCAAATAATTTGGCCCCATTGAGTTAAATCCTGTAATCTTTGAACATCAACACTCATTAAATTAACAATATCACCGGTAGATGAAGAAGCCGATGCTTCATTTGATAGAACAAGGGCCTTTTGATAGATTACAGATGTCAAACCACTCTTGATATTCATCCCCGTATCGAAAGCGTTCAAGAAGTATTGATGCAAAATGGACGTTTGAACTACACTTACAAAGAACATAGCCAAAGATAACATGACACCTTTGACTAAAGGAAGTTCTGGCTCAGGTGTGGAAGTATAATCTGAAACGAACTTGATCAAAATTCTTAACAATTGAGGTTGGGTGAATTGTAAAATATCATAAGCAACTTTGAAAGTACCACCTAAGAGTAATTTACCACCAAACGTAGTTAACATCGCCCAAGATAAAGATGGATTGGCCTTgtgtttcaattgatacTGCCAGCGCTCGCCGAATTTCTCGgagatttcttttgagcCGAAACTTTTTGGCAACTTGTATAAATCCTTCTCAgtcaaatatttcttgtaacctgttttcatcaattctgTCATCCAACTGAAACTTAATCTTTGGAATATATGGGCTGAGTCCACTGGATTACGTTTTTGCTTAGAATAGGATTCTATGACTCTCTGATAAGAAGGCAATGGCTTTTCGAATAATGATTCCAATAGTAAAATCATCACAGCAGAGATGGTCTGGAACACAGTTAAAATGTACACGGAATATGACACGGGCAATTCATGTTCATCACCGTAAGCATGTCTGATACTGAAGTTAATCCATTTGGATCCTTGAAATAAACTTTCGAACAACCAATAGAAGAGAACTACCCCGTTAGAAATCCTTGATCTGTGGTACTCCACCCAATGTAACATTAACGCTACAAATATGGATAAGAGAGTTAATGTATATTGGGAAGTTAGTGTTACACTTTCATGTTTTTCGCTAGAATAGTAAGCGGACATTGAAGTGAATAACAAGAAACACCCAACTAACCCGATTCTTGAGAGCAACAACCAATCATGTTTGTATTTCACCCCTGGATGCTCAGCTTTACTCAATTTAACTAACTGATAGGTACCAAATATTAGCATGAACAACGCTGCAAAATTCAATAGTACACCGTCAATAAAGCAAATGGTAAAGTCTCCGAAGTACGATATAGGACCGAACCCCTCATCATCACGGCATAACCAGCATGCGGTGCTATTTCCAGAAACAGCTGAAATCATTTCTGAAACCGAAACCGTTTGAAACATTTCGCAATCACCCGTGGGACCATAAATTGTTTTAATGAACGTACCAGTCTTCTTGTTtaacctttttttttcgattAAGTGGCATTTTATGCTTTGTCTTATATgctgttctttttttttggaatttcTTGTATCTGCTTCGTAGTATTACaaatataataaaactGACTTCCAAACACTAGAAAATCTGTTCAAGTTCAGCTGCTTATTTCGGAGCTGAGCCATGTCAAGCTATTTACTTTCAAACGACTACTGAGCAATTGGCTTGTAGACGCACCAATGCGTAGATAACTACTCTTTGCAATATCTTTCCTCCGGTGAACAACTTGGCCTAGTGCATTTCAGCCCTAGACAAATATGGCTACACTCATTTCGACATGTTTCCAATAAGGTGGTTTCGTGGTCTAGTCGGTTATGGCATCTGCTTAACACGCAGAACGTCCCCAGTTCGATCCTGGGCGAaatcatttgtttttttaattttttttgttttttaaACATTAGCAGTTCCCGTGTTCTGCATTTGTTTACGTTTTCAGACTTGAATTTTAAAATCAACAGTAACAATTGCAATTAATCACGTAGACCTTACAAATGAAGGTGCTCATCGGTAGTTTTTCTTACTCCCTTTAGATTCATTACCATCTGTTTTGATCTCCGAGATACTTAAAGAGAATCAACTAAATACTTCATGGTCTAAATCGTTCAAGTTGTATCCTCtaaaaatgtcaaatttTCAGCTCACGGAGTATCTTTCCTCGTTCCAATCCACAGATAAATCATCATACGGAGCCCTTGAAGCACCTGGTTCCACTCTCAATCAGGTAACGGATGTTTTAGCTTTAAATTCAGAGTATGAAATAGCAgatgaaatctttgagACACTAACAGATTTGACTCACTCGTATCTACATTTGAACTATAATGTGAAACAACAACTGGTATATTTGGTGTCCTCGTGCCTATCAAACTTATCAGCGCTGATCCAATCTAACTTTCAAGTCGATGAAGAGGTATTGCTCTCATGGAAGATCAACCTACAAAAACTTGGATACCTGGTACAtgttttgttgattttcaTTCAAGATGATTTGTTAAATCGAACtcagcaacagcagcaacagaagaaagaagaaacaaagcTATACTCCTCATTACTCGAAATATTGCTACCTAGTATCATAAAACTTGCACAGATACCACAGCTACCGAAACTTTTCGGAACCTTGTTGGAAAGAGATCTATTCATTGgtcttttcttgaaaccGCTTTTCACGTTAGTCGAATGTGAATCGCTAATCAAGATAAATCAAATCACCACCATGATAATTAGAACCATAGCTATATTTGTGAAAAATGACAACCAATCGCAACTAGTACAAAACTTCATTATGGCCAATCTAACTTATTTTCCTCAACTTACAAATTTTAACGCAGAACTATTGACCTATATCAATGATGAGTTCGACTATCCTCAACTTACCGAGGACATCTTGAGGAATATTAGTAACAAGGAGTTTAACGCGAAAGATTTGTCCGGACCAAAATCTATATCTAACTTTTTAATCAAGATATCTGAGTTATCCCCCAGAATTGTGCTGAGGCAAATGACGTCAATTATaagattgttgaataaCTCGTCATTTACATTGCGTTGTTCAGTGGTCGAAGCATGCGGAAATATTGTTATAGACATTGCATCTGACCCTGATCTATACCAACATTATAAACAGCAAAATGACACTTTAATTGAACTGCTTGAAGAGAGATTCCAAGATTCGAACCCTTATGTCAGGTGTAAAGCTATTCAATCATGTGTGAAAATATGTGACCTCAAAATTAAATTTAACTACCATAGACTGTTAATTACTTCCTTGGCGGTACGATCTTTGCAAGATAAATCATCATTGGTGAGAAGAAATGCTGTGAAATTGTTATCACAGTTGTTATTAACACATCCATATGATCAGATGCACGGGAGTCAATTAAAGTTACGTGATTGGAAGCAAAGACTGCAAGATCTAGAATCACAGAATTTCGACCCTGACGACGAAAAAGTGAAACTAACTCGCCAATATTATAAAGATGCCATCTCTTTTATTGACTCGTTGCATAACGCTATCGAACTCTGTGTGCCTTTGCTATTTTCTCGGAATAAGTCTGAAGTACTAGAAACGATGGATTTTCTTGTATTATGTGATGCTTTCGACTTGGAATTGAGTTATATTGGTGTCAAGAAAATGTTACATTTGGTTTGGTTCAAAAACTCTAATGATGAAGGAACGAACATTGCGGATCATTTAGTTTCTTGTTATAAACAGCTATTTCTTACCACTCCTGACCATTTTAACTATAAAGAAAGGTCCGCATTCATAGCTAACAACTTAATTAAGTTGACACTCGATGCATCCATATCAGACCTTGCCTCACTAGAAAGACTAATAGGATTAATACATGACAGCAAATTGATTGATTATAATGATATCAATGCGCTCTGGTTGATATTCCAAAGTCTGTTAACTGGAGGGCGGATCGGCACAACAGAATTTTCCTCTTCTCAAATCCATGGTGCAATAACTGTGCTAGGAATGTTGGCTCTTGCTGATAATGAAGTTGGATTACACGGCCTCCCTTTCATTTTAAAGGTTGGATTCGATCATGGCAATCTACCAATAATCAAAATGACTTGCATCGTTCTGCAAAGAATGGTGGCACCTGATCACACTGAAATTCCACACCAGGAGGAAGTATTGAAGAACCTTCACAATCTCGTCATTTCATCAACTGATGACCATGATTACTACTCAATGTGTGAGCATGCAATTAACGCAATTTTCGAAATTTCCGAAAGACCCGATATTATTTGCAATACCTTAATAAAGGAAAAGACTATGATAACTTTTGGCGAGCTTCGTAATAAGAATATTGAGCATTCAAGATCCCAAGCAATTGTTGAGTCTAGACTTGCTTCTCTTTGTCAGTTATTATTCATTGTGGGACAAGTGTGCATTAAGGTAATAGTATTTCTAGAAAAGAGTGAAgcaaaattcaaaaaatccAAGATACAATTCGAAACACTGAAATCGGCAGctaatgaaaacaataattCTGATCCTGATGCTTCTGTTGGAAATACCACAGAACAACAAAAGGAATTGGATCTCATCGGAGGTACTaacgaagatgatttcTCAGATGCGATTCAATATATTAAGGAAAACGAGCTATTATTTGATCCCAATTCCTTACTCTCTAAATATGGTCCATTGGTGGAGGAGATTGTTACAAACTATGATAAATTTAATGATAAGTATCTCCAGAGAAATGCTGTTTTGTGTTTGACAAAAATGATGTGCGTCTCATCTAGGTTCTGCGAGAAATATTTATCGCTTCTAATTACAATTATGGAGAGATCACCCGATCCTATTATTAGATCAAATGCTGTTCTAGGGCTTGGTGATATGGCTGTTTGCTTCAATAATCTggttgatgaaaatacaGATTTTTTGTACCGCCGTTTACATGATGAAAACCTCATGGTTCAGAAAACTTGTTTGATGACTGTGACATTTTTAATTTTAGCTGGGCAAGTGAAGGTCAAAGGACAATTAGCCCAAATGGCTATTCTCTTGGACAACTCAGATCAAAGTATAAGTGATATGTGCAAACTCTTCTTCACAGAATTATCAACCAAGGATAATGCTATCTATAATGGatttattgatattttcagtGGTCTATCCAACGACgagaatttgaacaagGACTCCTTCAAAGTGATCATAAAATACCTTCTAACGTTTATTGACAAAGAGCGTCACCAAAAGCAACTCAGTGAGAAATTGCTGGGCAGGCTCACTAAAGCTGAAAACCAGAAACAATGGGATGATATTGCTTTCGTGTTAAACCAGCTACCGACAAAATCCGAGAAGGTTCAGGAAGTTCTGGAGGAAGGATTCAAACTCGTTAGTGCTAGGGAATGAGAAGTAGTCCGATACCAAGCTAGAACTGTGAATGCTTTGATGATACAATTAAATATAAACAGATTACGAtacaaaaaataaataataGATAATATCTACATGAGAAGAATAGAATTAAATAGGAGGGCTCGCAAATGTTATTAACAAGGATGAAGCTGACAACGTCAATTTACTAATGGAATGAACGATAGTAAAGGATGTTgataaaataataataatagtaataataataataatcaTAAAATGATAGTTCATAGTCGTAAGCAAcgtgaaaaaaaaaacattGATGTAATGTTATAGTCCAATTTCTGGGAAAAAGTACACTCAGGATATAGCAGTTCTCATCAGTT
Proteins encoded in this window:
- the YCS4 gene encoding condensin subunit YCS4 (similar to uniprot|Q06156 Saccharomyces cerevisiae YLR272C YCS4 Protein required for accurate sister chromatid segregation), with amino-acid sequence MSNFQLTEYLSSFQSTDKSSYGALEAPGSTLNQVTDVLALNSEYEIADEIFETLTDLTHSYLHLNYNVKQQLVYLVSSCLSNLSALIQSNFQVDEEVLLSWKINLQKLGYLVHVLLIFIQDDLLNRTQQQQQQKKEETKLYSSLLEILLPSIIKLAQIPQLPKLFGTLLERDLFIGLFLKPLFTLVECESLIKINQITTMIIRTIAIFVKNDNQSQLVQNFIMANLTYFPQLTNFNAELLTYINDEFDYPQLTEDILRNISNKEFNAKDLSGPKSISNFLIKISELSPRIVLRQMTSIIRLLNNSSFTLRCSVVEACGNIVIDIASDPDLYQHYKQQNDTLIELLEERFQDSNPYVRCKAIQSCVKICDLKIKFNYHRLLITSLAVRSLQDKSSLVRRNAVKLLSQLLLTHPYDQMHGSQLKLRDWKQRLQDLESQNFDPDDEKVKLTRQYYKDAISFIDSLHNAIELCVPLLFSRNKSEVLETMDFLVLCDAFDLELSYIGVKKMLHLVWFKNSNDEGTNIADHLVSCYKQLFLTTPDHFNYKERSAFIANNLIKLTLDASISDLASLERLIGLIHDSKLIDYNDINALWLIFQSLLTGGRIGTTEFSSSQIHGAITVLGMLALADNEVGLHGLPFILKVGFDHGNLPIIKMTCIVLQRMVAPDHTEIPHQEEVLKNLHNLVISSTDDHDYYSMCEHAINAIFEISERPDIICNTLIKEKTMITFGELRNKNIEHSRSQAIVESRLASLCQLLFIVGQVCIKVIVFLEKSEAKFKKSKIQFETLKSAANENNNSDPDASVGNTTEQQKELDLIGGTNEDDFSDAIQYIKENELLFDPNSLLSKYGPLVEEIVTNYDKFNDKYLQRNAVLCLTKMMCVSSRFCEKYLSLLITIMERSPDPIIRSNAVLGLGDMAVCFNNLVDENTDFLYRRLHDENLMVQKTCLMTVTFLILAGQVKVKGQLAQMAILLDNSDQSISDMCKLFFTELSTKDNAIYNGFIDIFSGLSNDENLNKDSFKVIIKYLLTFIDKERHQKQLSEKLLGRLTKAENQKQWDDIAFVLNQLPTKSEKVQEVLEEGFKLVSARE